One genomic segment of Pseudoalteromonas sp. GCY includes these proteins:
- a CDS encoding MATE family efflux transporter: MILSNITVPLLGLVDTAVIGHMGDAHFLAGIALGSSAISVLFWLASFLRMSTTGVIAQSSGQQDHDKLTRSLYTSMLIALLFAVSLIVLSPLLSQLIAQLSNASSEVFEQAKLYFQIRVFSAPAAMLNLVLLGFMLGMHYGRGPFYLVLFTNIVNIALDILFVVGFEWGVAGAAWASLIADYSALGLSLFLSALVAKRHGIALKFTLPKRAQWLSLLTLNRDIFIRSLILQLCFSFMTFYGARLGEITLAANAVLLNFLMLVSFAMDGIAYAAEAKVGRAKGQGSLGQLQLWVKVSLFWGAAFALLYSAIFYLAGGWIISLLTNIPEVITLAGTYLPWLVLLPLIAMSCFLFDGIFVGLTRAKEMRNSMLVSAVFGFFLPFLIALPLGNHALWLAMSCFMGLRGLTLAYKYHQLTRAATLLE, encoded by the coding sequence ATGATACTATCAAATATTACGGTGCCACTGTTAGGATTAGTCGATACAGCAGTAATTGGCCATATGGGAGATGCGCATTTTTTGGCTGGGATTGCGCTTGGCTCTAGCGCTATCTCGGTATTATTTTGGCTTGCAAGTTTTCTGCGAATGAGTACAACAGGAGTGATCGCTCAATCAAGCGGCCAGCAAGACCATGACAAGCTAACACGTTCACTATATACCAGTATGCTCATCGCGCTGCTCTTTGCCGTGAGTTTGATTGTATTATCTCCTCTGTTGAGCCAATTAATTGCTCAGCTTTCAAATGCTTCTAGTGAAGTATTTGAGCAAGCAAAATTATATTTTCAAATCCGTGTATTCAGTGCGCCTGCAGCAATGTTGAATCTTGTGTTGCTGGGCTTTATGCTTGGGATGCATTACGGACGAGGGCCATTTTATCTGGTATTGTTCACAAACATAGTGAATATCGCCTTGGACATTTTATTTGTTGTCGGATTTGAGTGGGGAGTAGCAGGTGCAGCTTGGGCTTCACTCATTGCAGACTACTCTGCATTAGGCTTATCCTTGTTTTTGAGCGCATTGGTAGCAAAGCGCCACGGTATTGCGTTGAAATTCACTCTACCAAAGCGCGCGCAGTGGCTCAGTTTACTCACCTTGAATCGTGATATTTTTATTCGCTCCTTGATCTTACAACTCTGCTTTAGTTTCATGACTTTCTATGGCGCAAGGCTTGGTGAGATCACGTTGGCGGCCAACGCTGTATTACTTAACTTTTTGATGTTAGTCAGCTTTGCGATGGACGGTATCGCTTATGCTGCGGAGGCTAAAGTCGGCAGAGCAAAAGGGCAAGGTTCGTTGGGGCAATTGCAATTATGGGTAAAAGTAAGCCTGTTTTGGGGGGCTGCATTTGCGCTTTTATACAGTGCTATTTTTTATCTAGCTGGTGGCTGGATCATTAGCTTATTAACCAATATCCCCGAAGTAATTACGTTGGCAGGTACTTACTTACCTTGGTTGGTACTATTACCTTTGATTGCCATGAGTTGCTTTTTGTTTGACGGCATCTTTGTTGGGCTTACTCGTGCTAAAGAAATGCGAAATAGCATGCTAGTTTCTGCGGTATTCGGTTTTTTCTTGCCTTTTTTGATTGCATTGCCACTTGGTAATCATGCGCTCTGGCTTGCGATGAGTTGTTTTATGGGGTTGCGTGGGTTGACCTTGGCATATAAATATCATCAGCTCACTCGAGCGGCTACTTTACTCGAGTAA
- a CDS encoding polysaccharide deacetylase family protein: protein MLRFMAFKKLIQHIIFGLALFSANSWSAVILQYHHVSEKLPAVTSVSEETFKSHLNHIKEHGFSVIPLPQLLDSLKSGKSLPEKTLAITFDDGYENNITAAAPLLESFGFPYTIFVNPQLIDEKKSYVMTWDELRALAKRGAIIANHSAKHDYLHLKLKNETVAQWRARVERDITWSQQRIKEEIGHDYPYLAYPYGEFNNELQKLVAELGLIGIGQHSGAVGVSSDFTRIARFPASGNYSNLETLKTKLETKAFSLQKLDYLDSVTNNKTPGITLHFNNKDFHQSQFACYVSGVGQAELNWLSETSVRIQTPKALPIGRSRYNCTAPSIKDTGRYYWFSQPWVIEK, encoded by the coding sequence ATGTTGCGCTTTATGGCATTTAAGAAATTGATACAACATATTATTTTTGGTTTGGCCCTATTCTCAGCAAATAGTTGGAGTGCGGTTATCTTACAGTATCATCACGTGAGTGAGAAACTCCCTGCGGTCACCAGCGTGAGTGAAGAAACCTTTAAATCTCATCTTAACCACATTAAAGAACACGGTTTTTCGGTGATACCTTTACCACAGTTGTTAGATAGCCTGAAGTCGGGTAAGTCTCTACCAGAAAAAACGTTAGCTATCACCTTTGATGATGGCTATGAAAACAATATCACTGCGGCGGCCCCGCTCCTGGAATCTTTTGGCTTTCCCTATACTATTTTCGTCAACCCTCAACTTATTGACGAAAAGAAAAGCTATGTCATGACGTGGGATGAACTGAGAGCATTAGCAAAACGCGGTGCAATTATCGCAAATCATAGTGCTAAGCACGATTACCTCCATCTCAAACTAAAAAATGAAACAGTGGCGCAGTGGCGTGCGCGTGTTGAGCGCGATATCACATGGTCACAGCAGCGTATTAAAGAAGAAATTGGCCACGATTACCCGTACCTCGCATACCCTTACGGCGAGTTTAATAATGAGTTACAAAAGCTGGTAGCAGAACTTGGACTTATTGGTATTGGGCAACACTCTGGTGCGGTTGGTGTTTCTTCAGATTTTACACGTATCGCTCGATTTCCCGCATCGGGAAATTACAGCAACTTAGAAACATTAAAAACTAAGCTCGAAACCAAAGCATTCTCTCTACAAAAATTAGATTACCTTGATAGCGTCACGAACAATAAAACACCAGGAATCACGTTGCATTTTAACAATAAGGATTTTCATCAGAGTCAATTTGCATGCTACGTTTCAGGTGTTGGGCAAGCTGAGCTGAATTGGCTATCAGAAACCAGTGTACGTATTCAAACTCCGAAAGCACTGCCCATAGGACGGTCACGATATAACTGTACTGCACCTTCAATCAAAGACACAGGACGATATTATTGGTTTTCACAACCTTGGGTTATTGAAAAATAA
- a CDS encoding protein-glutamate methylesterase/protein-glutamine glutaminase: protein MIKVLIVDDSPLIRGLLKEILGQADGIKVVGTAEDPYEARELIKSTSPDVLTLDIEMPKMNGINFLKNLMRLRPMPVVMISTLTQEGSPATIEALELGAVDFISKPTSNVADTLMSYSDLLVKKIRVAAGARVRAFKAPKQESELEIGRNYTFSRNTILAIGASTGGTEAIREVLMRLPTHAPPVVITQHIPPVFSTSFAQRMDRTCAVSVKEAEEGDVLLPGHVFIAPGDKHLKVAHTATGYVCRLDDTEPVNRHKPSVEVLFNSLVPMGKHVCAAMLTGMGSDGAKAMLALKAAGANTFAQDELSCVVWGMPRAAYELGAVQSLVPLSKVTETMLSAVKK, encoded by the coding sequence TGGCACTGCAGAAGATCCTTATGAAGCGAGAGAACTCATTAAATCAACTTCGCCTGACGTATTAACGTTGGATATAGAAATGCCAAAAATGAATGGCATTAATTTTCTCAAAAATTTAATGCGTTTAAGGCCAATGCCCGTTGTGATGATCTCCACGTTGACCCAAGAGGGGTCACCCGCCACGATAGAGGCATTAGAGTTAGGCGCAGTTGATTTTATTTCTAAGCCCACCAGCAATGTTGCTGATACCTTAATGTCTTATTCCGATTTGCTGGTTAAAAAGATTAGAGTAGCAGCCGGTGCAAGAGTGAGGGCTTTTAAAGCACCAAAACAGGAAAGCGAACTAGAAATTGGCCGTAATTATACATTTTCGCGTAATACTATTTTAGCCATAGGAGCCTCAACTGGAGGAACTGAAGCTATTAGAGAGGTGCTTATGCGATTACCAACACACGCGCCTCCTGTTGTTATCACCCAACATATCCCACCAGTTTTCAGCACCTCATTCGCGCAAAGAATGGATCGCACCTGTGCAGTATCAGTCAAAGAAGCAGAAGAGGGTGATGTTTTATTACCTGGTCATGTATTCATAGCACCGGGAGACAAACATCTTAAGGTGGCACACACTGCAACCGGATATGTCTGCCGATTAGATGATACTGAGCCTGTTAATCGTCATAAACCCTCAGTTGAAGTGTTATTTAACTCCCTTGTGCCAATGGGGAAGCATGTTTGCGCTGCTATGCTCACGGGAATGGGCAGTGATGGAGCAAAAGCGATGCTGGCTTTGAAAGCCGCAGGTGCTAATACATTTGCACAAGATGAACTTAGCTGTGTGGTATGGGGAATGCCTAGAGCTGCGTACGAGCTTGGTGCAGTGCAAAGCCTAGTACCTTTGAGTAAAGTGACTGAAACCATGCTGAGCGCGGTTAAAAAGTAA